The DNA sequence GTATCTATGTAACACACAGCATCAAGGGTGTGACTGCTGACCTTGCTTCTTTgtgtactgctgctctgcttgGCCTCTGGTTCTGCTGGGGGAAGCAAATCCCCATAACTGGCTACATACTGGATGAGGTTCATGAGGGCAGCACAGGAGTCCGAACATGTTCTAATGTGAATCACATCACTGGAACATCGCAGCTCAAATCTGGGCTCCGACTATCAACCAAGATACAATGCAAATGTGTTTAGAatttttaaagcatatttttgAGTGAGAGAGTTATTATGTCCATTCAGAGATACGTGACTCTTACCAATTTTCCATCTATTCCAGGTTTGACAGCTGTAATCCTGAGCTCCAGAGTTCCCATGTCTACCACTTGAACATAGTCTGTGACCAAAATTGATAACAAACATTGGTCAAAGCtgcataaaaacctgtaaaacacAACATTGTCTCTGAAGTCGACTTACCACGCACTAGATTGACAGAGACGGCATTACTCTTGTCAGACAGGAACAAGGCAGCTTCATCCAAAATGATCCTGTAAACAACGTATTATATCATGTACAGCAATTTTTCTGGATCTTTTATCATGTTTAGTATAATTAAACCTGTCACTTTTGTACAAAATCAGTAGCTTTTTCATACCTGAGTGTTGATGAAGAGTGGTCTAAAGAGACACTGCTGGAGATGCTAAAGGTTTCTACAATCAACAGCGATCGCAGCGGCAGGTAAAGAGGTCTATCAAGAGGATAACAAGAGCCACATTAGAATACCCATGCAGAGGTGACAAATAACTGGGGGTTAGTTTTAATTCTGCTTCACCTGTAGTCCAGAGAGCAGCTCCAAAGGTGTAGATGTAGGGTGGTGACAGATGTAGGAGGGGCATAACCCAACACAGGTTCATCAGAAACATTCAGAAAGTCAACAATCTGTTGCACAAAATTGGCCATGAGATTAGTAAAGTCTGATTTCaatgtgcatttgttttaaatgctttttaagcATATCTTATCAAattacaacataaaaaaaagagagcttGTGAGATGGTGGCCCCAGTTTGTTTTACCTGGTCATACCAGCCCTGGCTGGGAGGGACCACTCTGTGCTGAAGTGTGGCTCCTCTCACTCCAATCGCAATCAAAAACTCCTGCATAAAATGTCACACATCACAACAATCAGCAGCGAAACAAAAGCAAGCTGTCTGGTAAACTTTGACAAACTGTTCTGTCTAAACAAGCTGGTATTACATTAAATGTAgatacaaaaacattcagaaaatatttgagtCAACATAAAATCACGCCTGGTATTACCCAGCATACAAACGTGGCTTCACTTCTCAATTATTTCCTTGAAATGGCATGGGAATAAGAATCCCCTAAAAATGGGGGTATTTATCGTGTTCTCACATTGCAGGATCAGGTTTTAGGCTGGACAGTAGATCCAGAAAACCATTAGGACTGACTATAGCCCAATTTAGAAGGTAAATATAGCCATGAAAGAGTCTGCTGAGCTTCAGTAAAATGATAGCATGCAGAGGTCATCTTAGACTCCCAAATCTAAGGGGATGTAAATGTATTAACAAGATATGGAAGAAGAaaattcaaagcatttttttttagctttcctCGAATCAGTTCTTTTTACATAGTTTTACTTCTTTAGACcttaaaaaataattctaatgtaaaaaaaaaatgttatgcaGCAAGTGACAGTGGAGTTGGTAGAGCCCtattcagagatgggatacttCATGTTCTTAGCaagtgacagcattctgtcattcagaaatTCACTTAAACACAGTGACAGAGAGACCAACGGTACATGAGCAACATTTGTTATACGCACTAGATTGGGCAGTTCATCAAGGATCAACGAGTCTTCgaataaacaaaagaataaaGCTGAACTAATAACAAGCCTCTCTCTAATGAGGACAGGATCGATCAGGATCTAACAGTAAATGATATTGTGTACTTTCCTGCacttcagacaggtgagctgtcacacaatTTATAAGCTACATTTAACTATATGTTCAATAGCAGGCATTTGAATATTATTTACTGGAAAAATGTGATCTGTTTACTAAAGTCTAAATAAGTTTGTCAtatcaagttgttttttcaatCATAGAGATTTGTTGGTTTCAGTCTCACACTAGGATATAACTAGTAGCAGTCTAATTGTGTGTATGGATACGTTTCCATAACTATACAGCCGTACAGTACATGACCTCGCTAAACATTAACAAAACTACCAAACCCGCTTTGTCTGTTCATCCTGCATAACTATCTGTTAATGCAACTACGTACAGTTCAGAGTTGTGCAGTGTTGAAAGTAGGACTGCTGTACCAGTTTTAACGGAAAAATGACCAGGGTGCTCATTCAGAAATGTTCAGATGCCATTGGATTAACGCAAACaactgcatgtctgaaaggggctaaGAAGACTTTGTTGTGGTTCTAAAATTTTTAACCAAGCAAATAATCTATGGAAGAAAGGCATTTCAGCAATACAACACGGCCCCACACACAACCCGCCCAGTAACTACTTTGAGTATTTGACCTTGATGTTGCGTTCTGCATTCTGTGAGGAGACTTTCACCGCGACAGACACCATGCTGCGGGCTTCCAGACCAATACCCTCTGAGGGTGTTGACGATCTTTCCGGAGATGTCTCTGATTGATAGATGGTTGGCTCTAGCCAGTGGGGATGGGTCCTGCATGGCAACTTGATGTCTGAGACAGAAGTGCCTCCATCTATAAGTCCTGGGTGGACGAACATATGATGGAAAAAGAAGCACATAAGTGCTCAAATTACATAACAGCACTGATGCAGATACAGAATAGCTGTGTAGTAGCTCTCCATATATTTTCAAGTCATGTTATGAATAAATGCTGCATAGTTAAAACATAAAAGGAATATTATAGCATTATAGTAAGTGCAGGTGGTTTACCTTGGTGATACATGCATATGCTACTGGTATGGAAGCAGATGTAGTGTTGGTCTTTATAGCCTTCATACTGAGTGACACTGAACAAAACGGCATTCTTCACCTCCATCCAGAACTCGccgtgtttgtttttcagtatacTTTTATCCTCCTTctggggaaaaaagcaaactCAACTTCACTGCACATTTAACAATCCATTAGGATTAGTTAAACAAAGCCGTTTTATAAGTGATATCAAAAAGAATGTGAGTTTACCTTAGCATTAGCTTGAAGAGCCACTAGGCCGTGATTGACACTGAGGATGACAGAGAAAAGACTTTGGGAGGTCTTGCTGTGGGCTTTAGGCTTTTTCTTCTTACGAGCTCTGAGGCCGAGGTCAGAGGCAGGAGAATAATAGTGCATGTTTTCCTCCTCTGAGCCACTGGAGTCATCTGTAAGAACAACACAATGTTTGCCTATGAGCAGACAAGCTATTGTTGTCATTGAAAGATGGGTTCACGTCATTTACTTCAGGATTTAAAGTCTGCAAAATCACGTGAAATGTCTCTAGTTATCTCACCCTCGGGACCACTAGAACGAAACTGGCTGAAGCTGTCCTTGGAGTAAGTGTTGATCAACTGGCTGGCGACAGAAAGTCCACCTCCGTATGGCATGTTCTCTACGGTCTCCACTGGGGATGGAGCAGTGGGCTCCCAAAGCAGCAGATCATTGTTTATCCTAaaacatggagaacatgcatTTTACATACTAAACAGGTAGGGATTATGCaactttttcaaaaaatcttcCATGGATGAAAAACAGATAAGTATTATGCTCTTTCTATTTATGACAAGCCAGAACTCCCATATTTACCACTTTATTCCATTGTGTTTTGTGAGCAAACTCCAAATGACGTACCTGTTGTGTAGTTTTTCATAAAATGCCTTGCTGGGTAGCACTAATTGCACATTGGGGAAATATAACTCAAGGACAAAGCGAGAGTTGTTCATGGTCTTTTCCTGGAACTCTGTCATTTCAGCAACATCCCCAGGAATGACCATctggaataataaaaaaaaaaaaaaaagatttagcaAACACGGCCCTGTTACCACCTGCTTTGTCAACAGGTTAGGTATGCAAAGCAGTGCTCTTGTCACTATTTGCATAATGATGCATCGGTCAGACGTGTTAATATAAAAACCAAACACTATCCTCGCTTCTGAATGCAAATTTATCCACGTGTAAAAAGCATACCTGTCGTGGACCAATGCCATGattgaaatgttttcaaataTAAGGACACATGAAGGATTACGGGCAAATGAGACATTCCTTAACATCAAACACTGATGCCATGCGCAATCAACGCCCCTAGTGCAAATTGGGTGGATTTTGAGTTGGACAAGTTGGTGCACACTTATGTAATTTCTAAGGTTATACATTTAAGTTGATTTAAGCTCCActatattttcattcagatcAACACTGATGCAGGTCCAAAACACTaatgtaaaaagaaattagtctgcaatcatttttcatttcaaaagttGAACTGCCTTTTATGTTTCCTACTCAACTCAAAGTCCATTCTGACTGTATATGCATCCAATTTAGTTGCATTTAATTCGTGCTCACAGATATACAccttaaaatcagattttaggtgaccacaaagaaatgtttgactTTTAGCAGAAACATCTGGGAACATTTTTATAGTGTCCGACTCTAAACATACATCATTCTGCACAGTGAAGGTTAAACATATAAGAGAACACACTTCTGAGTGGAGGGGGGCTTTTCTTGACTATTTTCTTGTAATTATTAAGTGTATTTTTCAGATTTGATGTGTATGAAACAACACAGCAGACTGCAGTCTTTATTAACACTGAGAAACAGGGTGACAGCTGACTCATAAATGGGTCCAATGCTGATCGAGTCGACCCACGTTATGCAACACAAGGAAATGTAATTATACATGCAGTAGATGGCTGTAATTTCTCATTTATAATGGATGGTGCCCTTTACCAATGACTCACCTCTTCATTCTCATACATAACCCTACGTGAGGAAAATGGAGATGGCTCCGGTTTTCCAAAGTCACACACATCTTTCAGGGAATGAGCAgccccttcttcctcttcttcttcaagGGAATGGTCCTCAGCCCCCTCGTCATCTTCAGCCGTCACACGCTCAAGGATTGAGTGGACTGCAGTGGGGTTCATTTTCAGGACAACCCTGCTCAGAGAAATTTACCATCACTGAAAGATGCCACAGAATGGACAGACCAGCTTGAGGTTGGTCAAACAAACTAACCTTGGCCAATCAAATTTTACACTCTCAGATGTTGTCATGTCTCCATCCATGCTGTGGGACACTCTGAGGAACCGGGCAGCCGGCTGATCTGGCTCCTCCTGgaacttacctggtaaaatgagaaaaaacaaaagccacTAATGATTAGTCCTACAGAAAAATTAAGTTTCTTTAAAGAGCAGTTTGGAGATTGACATACCAGTAAGTTCTTTGAAAGTGAGCTCCATTTTGGTTTGCTCAGGTGAGCTGCCACCCATGAACTCTGTTTTCACTTCCAGGTCCTCCAACTCCAAGTAGAGTACTTCTTTCTGCAGGGACTTCTTGAACCAAGGGCCCCTCTCCTGATCCGAGCGCAGATCAGGGATGGGGAAGCGCACCGCAATGCCAAGCACTGGGGCATTGACTGTCAGTGTTATCTGACAGTTGGTGGGAGTATGACTGTCATCCAGGAAAACCTCTGTGAAGGCCTTGTGCTGCGCAAGACAAAGATGTTCATTACATACAGTGTTTCAGAGCTCATAACCATGTGATACAGATTTTATCTTTTCAATTTAACTGAATAGGCACATTAAAAGTGTGACACAAGTAGCACAACTGATATGTTCAGCTGGTTCATTTCACAACGACAATAGTTTCTGCGGTCAAAACCAGCGGTCTGTCAATCAGTAGCAGCTGGCTAGGAGCACAAAGAACAAGGATACTGCCTTCATCGGGTGGACTGACAGCAGAAAATTACTGGACAGAAATTAATTTCATGTATGCTCAGCTTTAGGAAATCAGAATTTTATGTATGTattctctgattttactggcAGAATTTTTCTACAACAAAAGTTCAAAGCATATAAAAAGCTTGAGATCTGTGTGTTTTAGACAACTTCCTGTGAAAATGTAGTTTCACAAAGCACaccagaggaaaaagaaagaaactgaagTGTAAAAAACAAGGGTGACGAGTCACAGAGTCaatgtgtatttatatatttgataAAGTAAAAGCGCATCTGTGGAACCACGAAGTGACAGACAGCAAAAATGACTCTAGAATGATTTCTATGTTGATCAGCTTTAAAGACAGTGGTGATTTATACGACCAGATACAACAGTGTGACAATAATTCCCTGTTTTGTAGGACACCCTTACCAAGCTGACGTGTTTGTTGTAAGATGTGTACATATGAGAGGCCATCATCTCTGTGGTTGCTAGTTTCTGAGGCTGCAGTAGGGAGTTGAGGCGATCTACAATGCTGATATCCACCTCAGAGCGCACAGGTCCCAGCTCCACCTGGATCTCAGCTTTTCTTGGAATGGTGCTAAGACGTACTTGGCCGGCCTACACAGAGAGGCAAAGGGTAAATAGTCTAGATGCAAGATGACAATGCAGGAAAAGCATTTGAGCCTTAGTGTTAATGTCTTGGTTTCACGTTGGACTTATAAAAGCAGTTACCTGAGGGCCTCTGCGCTCAGCCTGTTTGTAAAGCAGGTGAAGGCAGGTGGTAAGCGGTGCATCAGCAATGGCTGCAGTGTCAAATGTCAGGAGCTGAAGTGTGACAAAGAAACTAGAGTGAAACACTCTTAATAACAAGCCAGTTGCATCTTTCAAGCACTCTCTGTGGATATGCAGTGTTCAACCAAAGCTTAGTGCTGTGAAAAATATGCTTAGCTCAGGCTTGAAAGTCTAACCTCAGTGTACTGAATTCCTCTTTGGGAGCCGCCAACGACAGCCTCAGAGGGGAACAGACACTCCAGAAACTCCATCTGGTTTAGGGAGACGTCAGTGCTGAAAGTCCGCACGCTGGATCCCTGACAGTGCTCATAGTTTATCTTCAGACCTTGGCCTACAAACCTGCAGAAATAAGCCGAGGTAAGACAGATTTACACATACAGATCCCAAACCTGTCCTACAGAAAGCAAGATAACAGTTACAACCATACACAATAGGAATTAGTGGAAAATTAAGCACACCTGAGGTGATCATGGGGACAAGCCTGATCAAACACTTTCCGTGACTGAAGGAAAGCAGCTGGGGCAAGGTGGCCCACCATGCTGAAGAAGTGTGCAGCCATGGGCCCAAGGGGACTGGGAGCAGCatgtggtggtggcagtgggtCAATGTGGAGGACTGACAGAGCCAAGCTACTCAGTGTCAGCTTCAGCACCAGCTCTGGCCTTGACTCATCGCCATGGGTTTTGGATGGATGGGCTGAAACATAACAAGTATGCTAATCCAACAATAACCTTGTACACACAGGGCCAAGagtttgcagatttttactGAACAAAACAGCTTGTAGGAACTGATCATTTTCTTTTGCCAgaatgaaaaatacaaactCTCTATAGGAAATTACCACAGAGGGGATAAGTCTTGATGTgtattatgtatgtatgtgtgtattaatTTACTGCAGTGCTTACAAGTTTGCCTCAATAGTTTTTGAGGGAGCTGTGAATCCCGTGACTGGACAGGAGTTTCATTAGTCTGCTTCTCTTTTTGTCGTGGCACATCCATATAGTCATCCCAAATAGCctagaaacacagacacacagatatGATTTCATATTACGAGAACACCAATAATTTGGAATAATTTCACGACACAAACTAAAGTGACAATATTCATAATATGAATTTGTGCAGCTCTTAATGTTGGCAGTATAAAGATTGCACGTCACTGTCCTGTACGTCGTTGAGGATTTCAGAATCTTACTGAGTGAACAGACTACTGAGACCCCTTACTCTTCCTATCTATCTTATTGCTCGTTTATATGCACAAAAGAACCCTTACTGTCGCATTTGCAGAGGGAGATTCTCCTGGGGAGGCAGAGTAGTTACTGTTGAGTGACAAGTCTAAGTCAACAGTGGGTGGTTCAcccaggggagggagggatgacAAGCTGTGAGACATGTCCATGTCAGCCATGGAGAAGAACACATCATCTACACCAGCAACAGAAGAGAACAGTTTTCATTAGAAACATTAATTAAAGGCATCTGAATTCCAAGAACATGCAGAAGTTACAGCATGGAGTTTCAATCACACCTCGACTTGACACAGTTCTTGTAGTTTGGCTTTCGAAGAGGTCGGGATCTGTTCCTGGCACAGCAGTGTCCTTCTTCAGACACCGGTTCAGTTCCATATGGAGCCGGTACTCATCCTCTTGCTGCATGGGGCGACTCTTTCTATCCTTGCTCCATGCCTGGGTACCTTCACGGTAGGAGTGACAAAACAATCTGTTCACTCTTTCCAAATTGCTAATTTAATGACACTATTTCCTTGTTTGGTGCAAATGTTCTTGATCATCTGAAAACAAAAGAGCACTCACCTCCACCAGAAAAAGCTCCAAACAAGTCCAACAGAAGATGAACTTGCCGTGGGGACAGCAGAATAATCAGTGTATCAATATGTCCAACAACATCcagctgaaaaaacaaagtATGCAAAACAGTGAGTCTATTGGCATTACCCTAAGAACataatactaaataaataatcaggGACATTTTTTCTTATAATATTTTGCAGTTGACAAATGGCTCATTTACCTTTGCACCAGGCATAGCCAGGTTGTTTTTAAGAGTGAGGGACAACTCAATTTTACCACCGAGGCTTCCAACCTGCACAGGTTCAAAGGGTGTTGTAGAGGACACGGGCTCTGTGAACTGGGGATGAGGCTCACATATTATTTTAGGATTCCAGCTGGGGGAGAGCTTTGGCTCCGTTTCCTGTAGAAAAGGAGAGACAGGTTTAAACAGGCTTATACAAGCAACTTGACTACGCCAAATTTCAAACAATCGTGAAACCAACCGTTGGAGTAGGTGAGGATTTACAACCAGCACGAGACACATCTGAGAACTCGTCCCAGAATACAGTGATTCCTTCCATCTGCACGTTTTTATGTGCAAATGTGGTTGGCTGATGCACATTTACACTTGAACTCTCCTCATCTGTTTCATCGCAGTAAACAATCCtgaacacaaccacaaactATAATTAGACTGACAAGAAACCACAGAGGGACAGTGAAAATTAATGCACATCAGAGGCATCTTCCATACACTTCCCTGCAGCCTATATCTTTAAGAACAATGTATCTTATCTACATCTTTCCCAATCTGACTACACAATGatttggaaaaaataatcaatgcTTTAACTAGATTCAAAACTTACTTGCTGATTCGAATCTCAAGAGCGATTCCAGTTTTAGAGTTTTCTGGAATGTGTTCGACTCTCAGAACAGTgtccaaaaatgtcactttgaCTCTTCTTagaactgaaagacagaaaatgaaaaaattatgtCAGTACACAGTTTTAGATTGTTAAAGTCACTGAATGCTTAAGCCAGTGTCGACAAAAATTACCTGTTTCTATTGTCTCTGCAAATTTTTCTAATCCTTCAAAAGGCTGGAAGCTCTCTCCCATATCATCAGTGAGTTTTTGGCTCAGACATTCTTTGGCGAGCTGCATGCTGCTTGTCATGAAACTGGACCAGTACATGGGCTCAATTCCAGATGCTAGAAGAACAAAAGTCTTTTACTTTTTAGCACAATTAGTTGTCAACTTGTGTATATGTCACAAACTGAAAACGTCTGTATTCAGCGCCTTTCCATTTATCTCAATCCTGCTTCCCAGATGGTGTCGCAATAACACATAATGCAGTATGTCCTTACCCACTCTTGGTCTTGGTCTGAGCACCATCTCCAAACCCTTGACCTCGAGGGCACAGTTTTCCTGTAGCAGGGCTGCCCATGGGACGGTGAgagaaattgtctggatgaaccCTGCGATTACCTCAAAAGGAGCATCTGCCGTCTCTAGAAGCTCATTTAGTGACTGAGGGACAAGAAATAATGTTAAAGATTCtgtgtttaaataaatcaatctgCCATATTTCCAGTCACTAAGGTAAACCACACATACCCATTTATCCAGAGGCACTTGTGCAAGAGACCCAGTGCCTTGATAAAGGTCTAAACTGAGTTGATCCAAGCTCAGTTTCTCCTGCAGAAAGTTGCCTAGGTACCGATGCAGGAGGTACCTGCAGGCCCGCTTCTTGATGGACTCCGAAAATGGCCAGGGCATGTTAGCTTAGTGGGTGAGCAGTACACAGGTAATGAAAGGAGTCTTGAAGCTCTGCAACTGCAATTGCTATGGCTACTCAAACCGCTATTAATGAATCACTGCTATTACAGTCGTGTCATCCTGTCGACTTGAAGACATCGAGAAATCGTGAGCTCAAACATCCTTCATATCCCAACTTTAGGGACACTTTGGAGGATGTGTTGACACTCAGAGCTGTGCGTGTGCAGTGGTCCGACTCCAGTTTGCTGCGCCTACAGTGAAGACACGCGCACTGTGTCACTCTTTGCAATCTGACACTTGGCACATGTGACTTAACACAAAATATTGACAACACAACCAAAAACACCAAGCTCCATTAACTGTTAATGCGTGACTTCAAGACGGAGAAACGTTCAAACTGCTCCTGAGTAGCGTTATAATATAGTACACCAGTCCAAATAAAATTTGTGTAATGCTAACTGCCACTGTTAACCTGCAAACCGCAGTTGCGAAATGGTGTTAGCATGCTACAAACTTGCTTGTCAACATGTACCCTTAGCTGTATTTACTTAAACCAAGCTGTCATGGACCGACGGGAGCTGCGCATTGACTGCTGGCTAGACAAAGACATGTCATTTAGCTAACTAGCCGGCTAGCATCTGTGAGCTTAGCTAGCTCATAAGCCACTGAATGAGGCAACATTATCATAGCCGGCTAACGTCAGGCTAAGGTAGTAGCTACACATGCTTGCTAGTTAGCTAGCAGGCTAACCTAAAACCCAACATTTCTCAAGTTATCCACCCTCGTATGTCAGTTGTAGATAGACACAGACGCTACGTACACAAACACCGGTTCGATATACCGACATGCATGAGTTAGTGAGCAGAAATGAACACACGAGTGCAGCTGATAAGTTACCTTCTGACTGAGTTGTTTACAAACACTTTCATGACTCCGCACCAACCGAGCTGCACTCCGGGGAGGGATTAGCCGGTGAGGTCATAACATGGCGGAGCTGTGTTGTCTACGGTACACTTACTGGGTCAGGATTTCTTTCAGATAGTTAATCAGACAAGCATTACATAAATTAGAAACAGGGGGAGGAGAGGATTTTCCCCTCCTCGGACTGATCATAAAATCGCAGCAGATATCAAGTGTTTATTTGTCTGGCGGTGACGCAGGTTTGCCCCCTCAGTGGGCTGGAAGCTTCCACAAGCCGGAAGAACACGAGCAGCGAGGAGGTGAGAAAAATGAACGCAGTTTAATTAGAAATGACTTTTTGTTAAAAACCAGCAATTATTGTTAAATATTACGTGCAGCATTTACGTTTTACAACTCAGCAAAGTGGgcgaaatgtgtttttttggcgCGCCGTTATTTTTCTGGATGAGTTCTGAGTTTACAGTAAATGTAGCaactgttagcatttagcttcaGTAGATCAGTGGAGCTAACTGCAGGACTTAGACGAATTGTAATATCTGTAGGAAACTTTAAGCTTGTATTCAGTACTAAATGTAATGTCCGAGTGTTGTCAGGGACCAGACCCAGTCGGTTCAGCTAGCTACACAACAAGGCTACTCAGAGTCCTCAAGATGTCGCTGTGAATTTACAATAACCACCTCCAGTCAAATGTCACCTACACAACGAGGCAACAGTTATTTTTAATCCAGTGGTAATGCGTATATATAGTACAATGCTCTCAGGgcacatttttgcattaaatctttgtatttctgattcttaaaaattaaaccaactgtatttatgtttatatttgagAGCTTAAAACATTCCAATGAAGACTGTTACCACGTGAATTAGAATGTTTAActtcagatttttgcttttttaaaataaaacaattttagaTTACTTTAACTGCAAGTGAAATATATCACAGTGGTTTCTATGCTGGTATACATGCagtgtgtttggttttttaattattatttttgtttatttctgtactTTAACTTAAGTAACATTTTCAGTGAAGTGTTGTTGCTTGCCATTCATTATTTTTCCATTGCCATATTGATACATTCCCTTAAAGAAGTACTTGCACACAATGATAGTGTACTGATAGTACACTATCATTTATTTC is a window from the Amphiprion ocellaris isolate individual 3 ecotype Okinawa chromosome 20, ASM2253959v1, whole genome shotgun sequence genome containing:
- the LOC111572680 gene encoding autophagy-related protein 2 homolog B isoform X2 translates to MPWPFSESIKKRACRYLLHRYLGNFLQEKLSLDQLSLDLYQGTGSLAQVPLDKWSLNELLETADAPFEVIAGFIQTISLTVPWAALLQENCALEVKGLEMVLRPRPRVASGIEPMYWSSFMTSSMQLAKECLSQKLTDDMGESFQPFEGLEKFAETIETVLRRVKVTFLDTVLRVEHIPENSKTGIALEIRISKIVYCDETDEESSSVNVHQPTTFAHKNVQMEGITVFWDEFSDVSRAGCKSSPTPTETEPKLSPSWNPKIICEPHPQFTEPVSSTTPFEPVQVGSLGGKIELSLTLKNNLAMPGAKLDVVGHIDTLIILLSPRQVHLLLDLFGAFSGGGTQAWSKDRKSRPMQQEDEYRLHMELNRCLKKDTAVPGTDPDLFESQTTRTVSSRDDVFFSMADMDMSHSLSSLPPLGEPPTVDLDLSLNSNYSASPGESPSANATAIWDDYMDVPRQKEKQTNETPVQSRDSQLPQKLLRQTSHPSKTHGDESRPELVLKLTLSSLALSVLHIDPLPPPHAAPSPLGPMAAHFFSMVGHLAPAAFLQSRKVFDQACPHDHLRFVGQGLKINYEHCQGSSVRTFSTDVSLNQMEFLECLFPSEAVVGGSQRGIQYTELLTFDTAAIADAPLTTCLHLLYKQAERRGPQAGQVRLSTIPRKAEIQVELGPVRSEVDISIVDRLNSLLQPQKLATTEMMASHMYTSYNKHVSLHKAFTEVFLDDSHTPTNCQITLTVNAPVLGIAVRFPIPDLRSDQERGPWFKKSLQKEVLYLELEDLEVKTEFMGGSSPEQTKMELTFKELTGKFQEEPDQPAARFLRVSHSMDGDMTTSESVKFDWPRVVLKMNPTAVHSILERVTAEDDEGAEDHSLEEEEEEGAAHSLKDVCDFGKPEPSPFSSRRVMYENEEMVIPGDVAEMTEFQEKTMNNSRFVLELYFPNVQLVLPSKAFYEKLHNRINNDLLLWEPTAPSPVETVENMPYGGGLSVASQLINTYSKDSFSQFRSSGPEDDSSGSEEENMHYYSPASDLGLRARKKKKPKAHSKTSQSLFSVILSVNHGLVALQANAKEDKSILKNKHGEFWMEVKNAVLFSVTQYEGYKDQHYICFHTSSICMYHQGLIDGGTSVSDIKLPCRTHPHWLEPTIYQSETSPERSSTPSEGIGLEARSMVSVAVKVSSQNAERNIKEFLIAIGVRGATLQHRVVPPSQGWYDQIVDFLNVSDEPVLGYAPPTSVTTLHLHLWSCSLDYRPLYLPLRSLLIVETFSISSSVSLDHSSSTLRIILDEAALFLSDKSNAVSVNLVRDYVQVVDMGTLELRITAVKPGIDGKLSEPRFELRCSSDVIHIRTCSDSCAALMNLIQYVASYGDLLPPAEPEAKQSSSTQRSKAEVPSRPASQTSLLAETEQQMLQDLMSEAMEETDGQQAPGPQQNGAHEEQIHDHDPPRSDLFLFPDESGNFNQDSSPTYPMLPSPLITPAPSLAQETDDFCILETPGSRGEDRDQEPVVKLLTSDPVEIKDDHFSQPLEGSDSSRGAMNFPIPEVRYLIKEISVIWHLYGGKDFGNVISTISPARSRGSTPHSSPSQTPVRQAKASGRAGGGKGRNPDVLMEIQLSKVRFQHEVYPQPPVASRSAMDQPVSRQVFVVQDLEIRDRLATSQMNKFLYLYSSKEMPRKAHSNMLTVKALHMCPESGQAPPECCLRVSLMPLRLNIDQDALFFLKDFFTSLATEVEFFSPPAQETVCVTTKKAAAPEISCSFSKHAGSSQDPAPIISVPAQRRLSHNGFSTSGRDDMNDSEASASPFTDQPIFFREFRFTSEVPIRLDYHGKHVSMDQGTFAGIIFGLTQLNCSELKLRQLCYRQGLLGLDKLFSYAINEWLNDIKTNQLQGILSGVAPIHTLVKLVHGLRDLVWLPIEQYRKDGRIVRGFQRGTASFGTSTAMAALELTNRMVRTIQAAAETAYDMVSPVPDERDTKRIKRYTHYGLAHQPVDLREGVAKAYTVVKEGITDTALTIYDTATREHEQRGMTGAVGGVLRQLPPAVVKPLIMATEATSNVLGGMRNQIHPDARQEESQKWRQGEE